One window of Chlamydiales bacterium genomic DNA carries:
- the aroA gene encoding 3-phosphoshikimate 1-carboxyvinyltransferase, protein MHRLCVRPSTLKGTLLIPPSKSQTIRAIFFGMMGKGRTLIRNPLLSTDTEAAVSAARLVGARVDLREGCLEIEGVAGTPLPARDVIDAKNSGLVLRFMSALAGLIPTYTVITGDESIRTRRPIMPLIEGLRRLGAFAETTRLDGFAPVVIRGLMQPGSISVQGEDSQPVSALLTAASFLKGQTEIHVQNPGEHPWIDLTLSWLDRLNIGYTRKGYTHFSLSGSAAYDGFEYLVPADFSSAAFPIGAALITGSELVIENLDFSDAQGDKKLIYALQKMGANIEIEERRLIVKKSRLTGSTLDVGEFIDGIAILAVIACFAEGVTEIHGAANARRKESDRLSAITCELKKMGAKIEEREESLIVTPAPLRGSSLFSHHDHRIALSLAVAALGAASESAIDGFDCTTKTYPTFCQDMRAIGAKL, encoded by the coding sequence GTTATGTGTCAGGCCTAGTACGCTAAAGGGAACTCTTCTGATTCCTCCTTCTAAATCGCAGACGATCCGTGCGATTTTTTTTGGAATGATGGGGAAGGGGAGAACGCTGATTAGAAATCCTCTGCTCTCTACGGATACTGAAGCAGCAGTGTCTGCAGCGCGTCTTGTAGGAGCGAGGGTCGATCTGAGAGAGGGGTGTTTGGAGATCGAAGGAGTTGCAGGCACACCTCTTCCGGCAAGAGATGTCATCGATGCAAAAAACTCGGGACTGGTGCTTCGTTTCATGAGTGCACTTGCTGGCCTTATTCCCACATACACGGTGATCACTGGTGACGAGTCGATACGCACGCGCAGGCCTATCATGCCCTTAATTGAAGGGCTGCGCCGGCTAGGGGCTTTTGCAGAGACGACCCGCCTCGATGGCTTTGCCCCGGTCGTGATTCGCGGGCTTATGCAGCCCGGCAGCATTTCAGTCCAAGGTGAGGACTCCCAACCCGTATCGGCTCTTCTGACCGCAGCCTCATTTTTAAAAGGGCAAACTGAGATCCACGTGCAGAATCCAGGAGAGCACCCCTGGATCGATTTAACACTCAGCTGGCTCGATAGGTTAAATATCGGTTATACGCGGAAGGGCTACACACACTTTTCACTCTCAGGAAGTGCGGCCTACGATGGCTTTGAGTATCTCGTGCCCGCCGATTTTAGCTCCGCCGCGTTTCCCATTGGTGCTGCGCTAATCACCGGTTCAGAGCTTGTGATTGAGAACCTGGACTTTTCAGACGCTCAGGGAGATAAAAAGTTGATCTACGCTCTGCAGAAGATGGGCGCGAATATCGAGATTGAAGAGAGGAGGCTCATTGTAAAGAAGAGCAGACTTACGGGATCTACCCTTGATGTTGGCGAGTTCATCGATGGGATTGCGATACTCGCTGTGATCGCCTGCTTTGCCGAAGGGGTCACTGAAATTCATGGCGCAGCAAATGCGCGGAGAAAGGAGAGCGATAGGCTCTCTGCGATCACCTGCGAGCTAAAGAAGATGGGAGCGAAGATTGAAGAGAGAGAAGAGTCTCTGATCGTCACTCCAGCTCCTCTCAGAGGATCTTCGCTCTTTTCGCATCACGACCATAGAATCGCCCTCTCTCTTGCCGTTGCAGCACTAGGAGCCGCTAGCGAATCTGCAATCGATGGGTTCGATTGCACAACCAAGACCTACCCAACTTTCTGCCAGGATATGCGCGCAATTGGAGCAAAATTGTGA